In Sphaerodactylus townsendi isolate TG3544 linkage group LG13, MPM_Stown_v2.3, whole genome shotgun sequence, one DNA window encodes the following:
- the LOC125442379 gene encoding carbonic anhydrase 15-like, with translation MSVLGLTFLTLPLVVQASTAGIWCYDSQDLKCGPSYWKDITKSCGGDSQSPINIVRRRTQRDWTLDEISFEGYDQAPAGPWRLLNDGHTVTMNLDGASAAEQINITKGGLQDTYRALQFHFHWGDINKNGSEHTIDGQQYPMELHLVHMNTKYKTLNEAKGHPNGLAVLSFLFQVSEMDNTNYNTIVAGLKNISRAGVSVDLASTFPLSNLLPNMGLLSKYYRYKGSLTTPGCEEVVVWTVFEEQIPISKPQLNAFVSTLYFKTEPKLVKMANNFRPPQPLKSRKVYASKEATINHSPPLPASLPFSLFLAFLTGQLSGLC, from the exons gCCCTTCATACTGGAAGGACATCACAAAGAGTTGCGGAGGAGACAGCCAATCACCCATCAACATTGTAAGAAGAAGAACTCAACGGGACTGGACCCTCGACGAAATCTCGTTTGAAGGTTATGACCAGGCCCCTGCTGGACCATGGAGACTCCTCAACGATGGACACACAG TGACTATGAACCTGGACGGAGCTTCTGCTGCAGAACAAATCAATATCACCAAAGGGGGGCTCCAAGACACGTACCGGGCCCTGCAGTTCCACTTCCATTGGGGGGATATCAACAAAAATGGTTCGGAGCACACGATTGATGGACAGCAATACCCAATGGAG CTGCACCTTGTTCACATGAATaccaaatacaaaaccttaaatgAAGCAAAGGGACATCCTAATGGATTGGCTGTCCTAAGCTTCTTGTTTCAG GTGTCAGAAATGGATAACACCAATTACAACACAATTGTCGCTGGCCTCAAAAACATCTCTCGTGCGG GGGTTTCAGTCGACTTAGCATCCACATTTCCTCTGAGCAACCTGCTTCCCAACATGGGCTTGCTCTCCAAATATTATCGCTACAAAGGTTCCCTCACCACGCCTGGGTGTGAAGAAGTGGTTGTTTGGACTGTCTTTGAAGAACAGATCCCAATCAGCAAGCCTCAG CTGAATGCCTTTGTGAGTACCCTTTACTTTAAAACTGAGCCAAAGCTGGTGAAAATGGCCAACAACTTCCGTCCTCCGCAGCCTCTGAAAAGCCGCAAAGTCTACGCATCCAAAGAAGCCACCATCAACCACAGCCCACCGCTGCCTGCCAGTCTccccttttctctatttttaGCTTTTCTAACTGGCCAGTTGTCTGGTCTCTGTTAA